In Erythrobacter sp. KY5, the DNA window CGCTCTGGTTCAAACAGGACGCAGTTCCCGGTCGCCTCAACGAGCGCATGCTCGTAATCGAAGAGCCGGGCGTCTATTACGGCCAGTGCTCTGAGCTTTGCGGTTCGCGCCACGGCTATATGCCGATCACTGTCGAAGCGCTTCCGATGGAGCAATTCGAAGCCTGGGTTGTAGAGCAGGGTGGCAGCATTCCGGGTTCGGCCGAACTCGAAGACAACAACGATCCGATTGAAACGGGCGACGAATCGCCTGAAGCAGCGGATCCGGAAGAAGCTGCCGACGCGTAATTCGCGCCAGACAGCCGACTAGAAACGACGATTAAAGTACGAACGCGAGAGACCAAACAGATGGCCACAACCGCAGACGATTTCGCACCAGGCGCCGGCGCTCACGCAGGTCACGGTGGAGACCATGATCACGATCATGCGGACCACAAGCCGGGCTTTTTTGCCCGCTGGTTCATGTCGACCAACCACAAGGATATTGGTTCGCTCTACCTGATCTTCGCGATTATCGCGGGCGTCATCGGTGGCGCGATTTCGGGCATCATGCGTGTCGAGCTCGCCGAGCCTGGCATTCAGTACCTCCAGTGGTGGGCCCAGTTCATGGGCGGCGCGAATGACATCAACACCGCGCTCCACATGTGGAACGTGTTTATCACCGCGCACGGTCTTATCATGGTGTTCTTCATGGTCATGCCGGCCATGATCGGTGGTTTTGGTAACTGGTTCGTCCCGCTCATGATCGGTGCGCCTGACATGGCGTTCCCGCGCATGAACAACGTATCGTTCTGGTTGACCGTTGCCGGTTTCTTCAGCCTCCTCTTCTCACTCTTCGTTCCCGGCGGCTCGGGTCCGGGTGCGGGTGTTGGCTGGACCGTTTACGCGCCGCTTTCGACCACCGGTTCGCCGGGTCCTGCGGTCGACTTCGCGATCTTCTCGCTGCACCTTGCGGGCGCTGGCTCGATCCTTGGCGCGACCAACTTCATCACGACCATCTTCAACATGCGCGCGCCGGGCATGACCCTGCACAAGATGCCGCTGTTCGTGTGGTCGGTGCTGGTCACTGCATTCCTGCTGCTGCTCGCGCTTCCGGTGCTTGCTGCCGCGATCACCATGCTGCTGACCGACCGTAACTTCGGCACGACCTTCTTCGATCCTGCCGGTGGCGGTGACCCAGTTCTTTATCAGCACCTGTTCTGGTTCTTTGGTCACCCGGAAGTGTACATCATGATCCTGCCGGGCTTCGGCATGATTTCGCAGATCGTTGCGACCTTCAGCCGCAAGCCGGTCTTCGGCTACCTCGGCATGGCTTACGCCATGGTCGCTATCGGCGTCGTCGGCTTCATCGTGTGGGCGCACCACATGTATACGGTTGGCCTCGACGTAAACACGAAGATGTACTTCACTGCCGCAACGATGGTGATCGCCGTTCCGACGGGTGTGAAGATCTTCAGCTGGATCGCGACGATGTGGGGCGGCAGCCTCGAATTCAAGTCGCCGATGGTCTGGTCGCTGGGCTTCATCTTCCTGTTCACCGTCGGCGGTGTGACCGGTGTTGTGCTCGCCAATGGCGGCATCGACGACAACCTTCACGACACCTACTATGTGGTTGCTCACTTCCACTACGTGCTGTCGATGGGTGCCGTGTTCTCGATGTTCGCAGGCTTCTATTACTGGTTCCCGAAGATGAGCGGCCGGATGCACTCCGAACTGCTCAGCCACATCCACTTCTGGACCTTCTTCGTCGGCGTGAACGTGATCTTCTTCCCGCAGCACTTCCTCGGAATGCAGGGCATGCCGCGTCGCTATCCCGACTACGCAGAAGCCTACACGTTCTGGCACGAGATCAGCACTTACGGCTACTACATCATGGCCGGTTCGATGATCTTCTTCTTCGTCAACATCGCTTACGCGCTGATGGCTGGTAAAAAGGCCGAGGGTAATCCATGGGGCGAAGGCGCGACCACGCTTGAGTGGACCCTGCCGAGCCCGCCGCCGTACCACCAGTTCGAAACCCTTCCCGTGATCGAGGACCATCACGATTACCACGATCACCGTCCGGCAACGGCCTGAGGTTGAGGGTTGCCTGCGCAGGTGGGCGAACAGACAAGAAAAGGAGGGGGCGCGCCGCAAGGTGCGCTCTCTCTCACAGATACGACAATGAACCAGACCGCTGACATCATTCCTGGCGAAAACGCGACACGCGCGGTTGCTGCAAAGCTGCCGACCGAATGGCGCGACTTCTTCACGCTGACCAAGCCGCGGGTCATGACGCTGGTGATCTTCACCGCGATCTGCGGGCTTTTGGCTGCGCCCGGTTCCATCCATCCGGTGCTTGGTTTCACCGCTGTACTCGCGATTGCGATGGGTGCAGGCGGGTCTGCGGCTCTCAACCACTGGTGGGAAGCCGACCTCGACGCGGGGATGAAGCGCACCGCTAACCGCCCGCTCCCCGGAGGCCGCATGCGCCGCGAGGATGCGCGCGACTTCGGCATTTTCCTTTCGGCAGTGTCCGTCTTCGTCATGGGTGTTGCGATAGGATGGCTTGCCGCTGGACTGCTGTTCGCGGCCATCATTTACTACGCAGTCATCTACACGATGTGGCTCAAGCCGCGCACGCCGCAGAATATCGTCATTGGTGGCGGCTCGGGCGCGTTTCCTCCGCTGATCGGATGGGTTGCAGTCACCGGCGAACTCACCGCAATGCCGATCCTGCTGTTCGCGATCATCTTCATGTGGACGCCGCCGCACTTCTGGGCGCTCGCGCTCTTCGTGAAGACGGATTACGCAAATGTCGGCATTCCGATGATGCCGGTGGTTAAGGGCGAGCGACACACTCGCCACCAGATCCTTGCCTACACCGTTCTGCTCGCCCCGGTTGCGGTCGCTCCGTGGCTGATCGGCGGGACGAGCTGGATTTACGGTTCGTTCGCCGTCGCGCTTTCAATCCTGTTTTTCGCGCTCGCCTGGCCTGTCGGGGTTCGCGATCGTCAGGAAGGCGAGGACATGAAGCCGGAAATACGGCTGTTCAAATTCTCAATCTACTACCTCTTCAACCTGTTCGCAGCGTTGGTTGCTGATCGCGTGCTTGAGAACAATGGGATCATCGGCGCAGGGATGCTCGCATGACGCCTGACGAAGAAACCGAATTCAAGCGCCGCCAGAAGGCACGCAACTACGTGGTCGGCGGAACGCTCCTGTTCTTCGCCGTGCTGTTCTACGCCATCACCATGGTCCGGATCGGCGACTGATCGATGGCGAGCGCTCCCCTTCACGACGATACCGCGCGCAAGAACCTGCGCACCGGCATCCTCGCGATGCTGGGCGCGCTGGCAATGCTCGGCATGGGCTATGCGGCTGTACCGCTCTACGACCTGTTCTGCCGTGTCACTGGGTTCGGCGGGACCACGCAAGTGGCGAGCGAAGCAGACGCCAACCGCGCAGCCTCGATGGGCCTTGGCCGCGAAATCTCGATCCGCTTCGATGCCTCGATGGCGCGCGACGTGCCTTGGGAGTTCAAGCCGACCCAGTCGACCGACACCGTTCGCATCGGCCAGCGCGACATGGCCACCTACACTGCTCGCAACCTGTCGGACGAACCGATCACCGGCACCGCGACCTTCAATGTCGAACCCGCACAGGCGGGCGCTTACTTCAACAAGATCCAGTGCTTCTGCTTTACCGAGCAGACGCTCGCACCGGGGCAGGAAGTCACCATGCCGGTGCTCTATTACGTCGATCCGGCGATCCTCGAAGACGACGTGATCGCCGACGTTGAACAGATTACCTTGAGTTACACTTTTCACCGCGCGAAAGAGCCCGTATCGAGTGCTCTTGACCACTCGCAATAAGTCACACGCATCCTAGGGACGGGAACGACCATTATGGCTGGCAACGTAAACCACGACTATCACATTCTTGAGCCCGATATCTGGCCGCTGGTCGGCTCGATCTCGGCTCTCAGCTTCACCAGCGGAATGGTGCTCAATTTCTACCCTGACCTGTTCGGTTCGGTCGGTTCAATCGTGATGTATCTCGGTCTCGCCGGCCTGATTGCGACCTTCTTCATGTGGTTCAAGAACATCGTGGTCGAGGCAGAGCGCGGTGATCACACCCCGGTCGTGCAGCTGCACATGCGCTACGGCATGATCCTGTTCATCGCTTCCGAAGTCATGTTCTTCGTCGGCTGGTTCTGGAGCTTCTTCGACTTCGCGCTGTTCCCGACCGCGCTCGAATATGACCCATCGGCTGACACCACGCGCAGCCTCTTCGGCGAAGAAGGCGCGATCGCGCAGTTCATCCCGGCGAACATGGAAGTGCTCGACCCGTTCAGCCTTCCGCTGCTAAACACCCTGATCCTGCTGTGCTCGGGTACCACCGTTACCTGGGCGCACCACGCTCTGATCCACGGTGATCGCGAAGGTCTCAAGCAGGGCCTCTGGGCGACTGTTGCTCTCGGCATCCTGTTCAGCTTCATCCAGGCTTACGAGTACAGCGTTGCTCCGTTCGGCTTTGGCGGCAACACCTACTCCTCAGCCTTCTATATGGCGACCGGCTTCCACGGCTTCCACGTTCTGATCGGAACGATCTTCCTCGCGGTTTGCCTGTTCCGCGCCTACAAGGGCCACTTCACCCCGCGCCAGCACTTCGGTTTCGAAGCGGCTGCGTGGTACTGGCACTTCGTTGACGTGGTGTGGCTGTTCCTCTTCATCGTCGTCTACATCTGGGGCGGCTGGGGCGCTGAATACCATTGATGAGCGGGGCCAATGGCCCTGACCAAGCCAAAGGGCAGTCCGGGATAGTCCGGGCTGCCCTTTTGGGTTTATGTCCCCGATGCGGAGAACGTAGCTTGTTCGAAGCGCCTGCACGTGTCGCGCTGATCTGTTCACATTGCCAGCTTGATCTGGGAGCGCTCGAACGCGGTGGCCGGTTCGCAGGCGTGCTGACGGCGCTGATTGCGATCATCCTCATCATGATCGCTTATGGCATAGAGGCGACCCTGCGACCGCCGCTCTGGCTTCAGGCGCTTGTATGGGCACCGCTTACGGTCGGCGTCGTCATCTACGCGCTGCGCTTTTTCAAGACGACGCTCCTCTACGCATCCTATGAGAACCTGAAGGACGCAGGCGAATGAGTTCGCGAATTCCGATCATCCCGACGATCCTTGTCCTGGCGGCCGCTGCCACCATGGTCGCGCTCGGCGTCTGGCAGCTTGGCCGGGCGGACGAGAAGTCGGCGCTGATCGCGAGCTACTCCGCAGCCTCCGACATGGCTGGTGAAGTCGACTTCCCCGATGAAGGCGATGCCGAAGACGCCTGGTTCCGACGCAGCTCCGTCAATTGCGACCGAGTGGTTGGCATCGATCCGGTTGCGGGCACTGCCGAAAACGGGGCGAAAGGCTGGGCGATGCGGGTAACTTGTGCGGGGGATATCCCCGGGAGGCCGGTAACGGTCGACCTGGGCTTCACCCGCGATCTCGCCATGCCCGAATGGAGCGGCGGCGAGGTCAGCGGCATCATCGCGCCAGGTCCGCGACTGGTCGCCGATCCTCCTGCGGCCGGTCTCGCACCGCTTGCCAAACCCGATCCGGGCGATCTTCCCAACAACCACCTCGCTTATGCAGGCCAGTGGTTCTTTTTCGCATTGACGGCGCTGGTGATTTATTTCCTTGCTCTCAAGTCGCGCAGGGCCAGGCGGGACTGAAAGCCTCTTTGGGGGAAGGGCAATATTGCGTTTCTTGCCCCGGCACTGGCACCCGGCTATTCGCGGTCGCACAATGGACTACATCTCCACCAGAGGCTCTGCGCCCACACTCGATTTCGAAGGGGCCACGCTCGCCGGGCTCGCGTCCGATGGCGGACTGTACCTGCCGCGTGAATGGCCGCGCCTGAGCATGGAAGAGATCCGCGAGCTGCGCGGTCTGTCCTATTCGCAGCTCGCCGCCCGGATCATGCGACCTTTCGTCGAGGGCTCGTTGACCGATGATGAGCTCGATAGTCTTTGCGAAACTGTCTACGGCGATTTCGGCCATGCGGCGGTGGCCCCGCTGGTGCAGATGGACGAGACACATTGGCTGCTCGAGCTTTTCCACGGACCGACGCTGGCTTTCAAAGACGTCGCGCTGCAAATGCTCGGGCACCTGTTCGAAACGTTTCTGGCCCGCCGGGACGAGCGCCTGACCATCGTCGGAGCGACCAGCGGCGACACCGGCTCTGCCGCAATCAACGCGGTGGCTGGCCGCGACCGGGTCGAGATCTTCATGCTCCACCCCTCGGGCCGCGTGTCCGACGTCCAGCGCCGCCAGATGACTACGGTGCGCGCGCCCAATGTCCATAACCTCGCGATCGAAGGCAGCTTCGACGATGCGCAGCGCCATGTGAAACGCATGTTTGCAGATGAGAGCGTGACCGGGACCCTCAATCTGGGCGCAGTCAATTCGATCAATTGGGCGCGATTGATGGCTCAGGTGGTTTATTATTTTTACTCTGCCCTTCAGCTCGGAGGGCCCGATCGCAAGGTCGCTTTTAGTGTACCGACAGGCAATTTCGGTGACGTGTTTGCAGGCTATGTCGCGGCGCAGATGGGACTTCCGATTGAGCGGCTGATCGTTGCGACCAATGTTAACGATATCCTCCATCGCGCGCTGACCAATGGTGACTATTCGGCAGGCGAAACCACCGCGACGATTACGCCCTCTATGGACATTCAGGTCAGCTCGAATTTTGAGCGCTTGCTGTTCGATGCAGGCGGCCGCGATGGCGCTTCGATGGCGGAGCAGATGGCGGGTTTCGACGCTTCGAAAGCGATGCAGCTGACCAACGCTCAGCGCGACGGCGCATCCGCCTTGTTTTCAAGCGCGCGTGCAGATCAGGAGCAAACCGCAAGGGCCCTTCAATGGGCTTATCGCAATGCGGGGCAGGTCATCGATCCGCATACCGGCGTCGGTCTTCACGCTGCGCAGGTTGTCGAAGGGATCGGGCCTGGAACGCCCATTGTAACGCTTGCGACCGCGCACCCGGCCAAGTTCCGCGATGCAGTCGAGCGCGCCGTCGGCGTTCGCCCGTCG includes these proteins:
- a CDS encoding heme o synthase produces the protein MNQTADIIPGENATRAVAAKLPTEWRDFFTLTKPRVMTLVIFTAICGLLAAPGSIHPVLGFTAVLAIAMGAGGSAALNHWWEADLDAGMKRTANRPLPGGRMRREDARDFGIFLSAVSVFVMGVAIGWLAAGLLFAAIIYYAVIYTMWLKPRTPQNIVIGGGSGAFPPLIGWVAVTGELTAMPILLFAIIFMWTPPHFWALALFVKTDYANVGIPMMPVVKGERHTRHQILAYTVLLAPVAVAPWLIGGTSWIYGSFAVALSILFFALAWPVGVRDRQEGEDMKPEIRLFKFSIYYLFNLFAALVADRVLENNGIIGAGMLA
- the ctaD gene encoding cytochrome c oxidase subunit I, yielding MATTADDFAPGAGAHAGHGGDHDHDHADHKPGFFARWFMSTNHKDIGSLYLIFAIIAGVIGGAISGIMRVELAEPGIQYLQWWAQFMGGANDINTALHMWNVFITAHGLIMVFFMVMPAMIGGFGNWFVPLMIGAPDMAFPRMNNVSFWLTVAGFFSLLFSLFVPGGSGPGAGVGWTVYAPLSTTGSPGPAVDFAIFSLHLAGAGSILGATNFITTIFNMRAPGMTLHKMPLFVWSVLVTAFLLLLALPVLAAAITMLLTDRNFGTTFFDPAGGGDPVLYQHLFWFFGHPEVYIMILPGFGMISQIVATFSRKPVFGYLGMAYAMVAIGVVGFIVWAHHMYTVGLDVNTKMYFTAATMVIAVPTGVKIFSWIATMWGGSLEFKSPMVWSLGFIFLFTVGGVTGVVLANGGIDDNLHDTYYVVAHFHYVLSMGAVFSMFAGFYYWFPKMSGRMHSELLSHIHFWTFFVGVNVIFFPQHFLGMQGMPRRYPDYAEAYTFWHEISTYGYYIMAGSMIFFFVNIAYALMAGKKAEGNPWGEGATTLEWTLPSPPPYHQFETLPVIEDHHDYHDHRPATA
- the thrC gene encoding threonine synthase, with protein sequence MDYISTRGSAPTLDFEGATLAGLASDGGLYLPREWPRLSMEEIRELRGLSYSQLAARIMRPFVEGSLTDDELDSLCETVYGDFGHAAVAPLVQMDETHWLLELFHGPTLAFKDVALQMLGHLFETFLARRDERLTIVGATSGDTGSAAINAVAGRDRVEIFMLHPSGRVSDVQRRQMTTVRAPNVHNLAIEGSFDDAQRHVKRMFADESVTGTLNLGAVNSINWARLMAQVVYYFYSALQLGGPDRKVAFSVPTGNFGDVFAGYVAAQMGLPIERLIVATNVNDILHRALTNGDYSAGETTATITPSMDIQVSSNFERLLFDAGGRDGASMAEQMAGFDASKAMQLTNAQRDGASALFSSARADQEQTARALQWAYRNAGQVIDPHTGVGLHAAQVVEGIGPGTPIVTLATAHPAKFRDAVERAVGVRPSLPARVGDLFGREEVFSELGGDYEASRDFVLQTATPSAG
- a CDS encoding DUF983 domain-containing protein, which translates into the protein MFEAPARVALICSHCQLDLGALERGGRFAGVLTALIAIILIMIAYGIEATLRPPLWLQALVWAPLTVGVVIYALRFFKTTLLYASYENLKDAGE
- a CDS encoding cytochrome c oxidase assembly protein; amino-acid sequence: MASAPLHDDTARKNLRTGILAMLGALAMLGMGYAAVPLYDLFCRVTGFGGTTQVASEADANRAASMGLGREISIRFDASMARDVPWEFKPTQSTDTVRIGQRDMATYTARNLSDEPITGTATFNVEPAQAGAYFNKIQCFCFTEQTLAPGQEVTMPVLYYVDPAILEDDVIADVEQITLSYTFHRAKEPVSSALDHSQ
- a CDS encoding SURF1 family cytochrome oxidase biogenesis protein, whose translation is MSSRIPIIPTILVLAAAATMVALGVWQLGRADEKSALIASYSAASDMAGEVDFPDEGDAEDAWFRRSSVNCDRVVGIDPVAGTAENGAKGWAMRVTCAGDIPGRPVTVDLGFTRDLAMPEWSGGEVSGIIAPGPRLVADPPAAGLAPLAKPDPGDLPNNHLAYAGQWFFFALTALVIYFLALKSRRARRD
- a CDS encoding cytochrome c oxidase subunit 3 produces the protein MAGNVNHDYHILEPDIWPLVGSISALSFTSGMVLNFYPDLFGSVGSIVMYLGLAGLIATFFMWFKNIVVEAERGDHTPVVQLHMRYGMILFIASEVMFFVGWFWSFFDFALFPTALEYDPSADTTRSLFGEEGAIAQFIPANMEVLDPFSLPLLNTLILLCSGTTVTWAHHALIHGDREGLKQGLWATVALGILFSFIQAYEYSVAPFGFGGNTYSSAFYMATGFHGFHVLIGTIFLAVCLFRAYKGHFTPRQHFGFEAAAWYWHFVDVVWLFLFIVVYIWGGWGAEYH